A window from Sus scrofa isolate TJ Tabasco breed Duroc chromosome 2, Sscrofa11.1, whole genome shotgun sequence encodes these proteins:
- the CTSW gene encoding cathepsin W isoform X1, producing the protein MALTAHLSCLLVLVVAGPAQGLKDALRSQDPGPQPMGLKEVFTLFQIQYNRSYSNPAEHARRLDIFAQNLAKAQRLQEEDLGTAEFGVTPFSDLTEEEFGQLHGHHWGAGKAPSMGIKVGSEESGETVPQSCDWRKKPGVISAIKHQKDCNCCWAMAAVDNVEAQWAIKYHQAVQLSVQQVLDCDRCGNGCNGGFVWDAFLTVLNTSGLASEQDYPYKGTVKTHRCLAKQHRKVAWIQDFLMLQFCEQSIARYLATEGPITVTINAGLLQQYKRGVIRATPATCDPHLVNHSVLLVGFGKSKSVEGRRPRPGHSIPYWILKNSWGPDWGEEGYFRLHRGSNTCGITKYPVTARVDKPVKKHQISCPP; encoded by the exons ATGGCACTAACTGCCCACCTCTCCTGTCTCCTGGTCCTGGTGGTGGCAGGCCCGGCCCAAGGCCTCAAGGACGCCCTCAGAAGCCAG GACCCAGGTCCTCAGCCAATGGGGCTGAAAGAGGTCTTCACCTTGTTCCAGATCCAATACAACCGGAGTTACTCGAACCCAGCAG AGCACGCTCGCCGCCTGGACATCTTTGCCCAAAACCTGGCCAAGGCTCAGCGGCTGCAGGAGGAGGACTTGGGCACAGCCGAGTTTGGAGTGACTCCATTCAGTGATCTCACAG AGGAGGAGTTTGGCCAGCTCCATGGGCATCACTGGGGGGCTGGCAAGGCCCCCAGTATGGGCATAAAGGTAGGGTCTGAAGAGTCGGGGGAGACAGTGCCCCAGAGCTGTGACTGGCGGAAGAAGCCTGGTGTCATCTCGGCCATCAAGCATCAG AAGGACTGCAACTGTTGCTGGGCCATGGCGGCAGTGGACAACGTGGAGGCTCAATGGGCCATCAAGTACCACCAGGCTGTGCAACTCTCTGTGCAGC AGGTGCTTGACTGTGACCGCTGTGGGAATGGCTGCAACGGCGGCTTCGTCTGGGACGCGTTCCTGACTGTCCTCAACACCA GCGGCCTGGCCAGCGAACAGGACTACCCGTACAAGGGGACCGTCAAAACCCACAGGTGCCTGGCCAAGCAGCACAGGAAGGTGGCCTGGATCCAGGATTTCCTCATGCTGCAGTTCTGCGAGCAGA GCATCGCCAGGTACTTGGCCACCGAAGGCCCCATCACCGTGACCATCAACGCGGGCCTACTGCAG CAATACAAGAGGGGAGTGATCAGGGCCACTCCTGCCACCTGTGACCCCCACCTTGTGAATCACTCTGTCCTGCTGGTGGGCTTTGGTAAAAGCAAGTCTGTGGAGGGGAGGCGGCCGCGTCCTGGCCACTCCATCCCATACTGGATCCTGAAGAACTCCTGGGGGCCCGACTGGGGTGAAGAG GGCTATTTCCGGCTGCACCGAGGGAGTAACACCTGCGGCATCACCAAGTACCCGGTCACTGCCAGAGTGGACAAACCCGTTAAGAAGCACCAGATCTCCTGCCCGCCCTGA
- the CTSW gene encoding cathepsin W isoform X2: MALTAHLSCLLVLVVAGPAQGLKDALRSQDPGPQPMGLKEVFTLFQIQYNRSYSNPAEHARRLDIFAQNLAKAQRLQEEDLGTAEFGVTPFSDLTEEEFGQLHGHHWGAGKAPSMGIKVGSEESGETVPQSCDWRKKPGVISAIKHQDCNCCWAMAAVDNVEAQWAIKYHQAVQLSVQQVLDCDRCGNGCNGGFVWDAFLTVLNTSGLASEQDYPYKGTVKTHRCLAKQHRKVAWIQDFLMLQFCEQSIARYLATEGPITVTINAGLLQQYKRGVIRATPATCDPHLVNHSVLLVGFGKSKSVEGRRPRPGHSIPYWILKNSWGPDWGEEGYFRLHRGSNTCGITKYPVTARVDKPVKKHQISCPP, encoded by the exons ATGGCACTAACTGCCCACCTCTCCTGTCTCCTGGTCCTGGTGGTGGCAGGCCCGGCCCAAGGCCTCAAGGACGCCCTCAGAAGCCAG GACCCAGGTCCTCAGCCAATGGGGCTGAAAGAGGTCTTCACCTTGTTCCAGATCCAATACAACCGGAGTTACTCGAACCCAGCAG AGCACGCTCGCCGCCTGGACATCTTTGCCCAAAACCTGGCCAAGGCTCAGCGGCTGCAGGAGGAGGACTTGGGCACAGCCGAGTTTGGAGTGACTCCATTCAGTGATCTCACAG AGGAGGAGTTTGGCCAGCTCCATGGGCATCACTGGGGGGCTGGCAAGGCCCCCAGTATGGGCATAAAGGTAGGGTCTGAAGAGTCGGGGGAGACAGTGCCCCAGAGCTGTGACTGGCGGAAGAAGCCTGGTGTCATCTCGGCCATCAAGCATCAG GACTGCAACTGTTGCTGGGCCATGGCGGCAGTGGACAACGTGGAGGCTCAATGGGCCATCAAGTACCACCAGGCTGTGCAACTCTCTGTGCAGC AGGTGCTTGACTGTGACCGCTGTGGGAATGGCTGCAACGGCGGCTTCGTCTGGGACGCGTTCCTGACTGTCCTCAACACCA GCGGCCTGGCCAGCGAACAGGACTACCCGTACAAGGGGACCGTCAAAACCCACAGGTGCCTGGCCAAGCAGCACAGGAAGGTGGCCTGGATCCAGGATTTCCTCATGCTGCAGTTCTGCGAGCAGA GCATCGCCAGGTACTTGGCCACCGAAGGCCCCATCACCGTGACCATCAACGCGGGCCTACTGCAG CAATACAAGAGGGGAGTGATCAGGGCCACTCCTGCCACCTGTGACCCCCACCTTGTGAATCACTCTGTCCTGCTGGTGGGCTTTGGTAAAAGCAAGTCTGTGGAGGGGAGGCGGCCGCGTCCTGGCCACTCCATCCCATACTGGATCCTGAAGAACTCCTGGGGGCCCGACTGGGGTGAAGAG GGCTATTTCCGGCTGCACCGAGGGAGTAACACCTGCGGCATCACCAAGTACCCGGTCACTGCCAGAGTGGACAAACCCGTTAAGAAGCACCAGATCTCCTGCCCGCCCTGA
- the EFEMP2 gene encoding EGF-containing fibulin-like extracellular matrix protein 2, with protein MLPFASCLPGSLLLWTLLLLLLGAASPQDSEEPDSYTECTDGYEWDPDSQHCRDVNECLTIPEACKGEMKCINHYGGYLCLPRSAAVINDLHGEGPPPPVSPAEHATPCLPGYEPDEQENCVDVDECAQALHDCRPSQDCHNLPGSYQCTCPDGYRKIGPECVDIDECRYRYCQHRCVNLPGSFRCQCEPGFQLGPNNRSCVDVNECDMGAPCEQRCFNSYGTFLCRCHQGYELHRDGFSCSDIDECSYSSYLCQYRCVNEPGRFSCHCPQGYQLLATRLCQDIDECESGAHQCSEAQTCVNFHGGYRCVDTNRCVEPYVQVSDNRCLCPASNPLCREQPSSIVHRYMSITSERSVPADVFQIQATSVYPGAYNAFQIRAGNSQGDFYIRQINNVSAMLVLARPVTGPREYVLDLEMVTMNSLMSYRASSVLRLTVFVGAYAF; from the exons ATGCTCCCCTTCGCCTCCTGCCTCCCCGGGTCTCTACTGCTCTGGACGCTGCTGCTGTTGCTCTTGGGGGCAGCGTCTCCCCAGGATTCGGAGGAGCCCGACAGCTACACG GAATGCACAGATGGCTATGAGTGGGACCCCGACAGCCAGCACTGCCGGG ATGTCAATGAATGCCTGACCATCCCCGAGGCCTGCAAGGGGGAAATGAAATGTATCAACCACTACGGGGGCTACTTGTGCCTGCCCCGCTCGGCGGCTGTCATCAATGACCTGCATGGCGAGGGACCACCACCACCAGTGTCCCCTGCTGAACACGCCACCCCCTGCCTACCAGGCTATGAACCGGATGAGCAAGAGAACTGCGTGG ACGTGGACGAGTGTGCCCAAGCCCTGCACGACTGCCGCCCGAGCCAGGACTGCCACAACCTGCCTGGCTCCTACCAATGCACCTGCCCCGACGGCTACCGCAAGATAGGACCCGAATGTGTGG atATAGACGAATGCCGGTACCGCTACTGCCAGCACCGCTGCGTGAACCTGCCGGGCTCCTTTCGCTGCCAGTGTGAACCAGGCTTCCAGCTGGGGCCCAACAACCGCTCCTGTGTGG ATGTGAACGAATGTGACATGGGGGCTCCGTGTGAGCAGCGATGCTTCAACTCCTATGGGACCTTCCTGTGTCGCTGCCACCAGGGCTATGAGCTGCACCGGGATGGCTTCTCCTGCAGTG ATATCGATGAGTGCAGTTACTCCAGTTACCTCTGCCAGTACCGCTGTGTCAACGAGCCAGGCCGCTTCTCCTGCCACTGCCCACAGGGCTACCAGCTGCTGGCCACACGCCTGTGCCAAG ACATTGATGAATGTGAGTCGGGTGCGCACCAGTGCTCGGAGGCCCAAACTTGTGTCAACTTCCATGGGGGCTACCGCTGCGTGGACACCAACCGCTGCGTGGAGCCCTACGTCCAGGTGTCTGACAA TCGCTGCCTCTGTCCGGCCTCCAACCCCCTGTGCCGGGAGCAGCCCTCGTCCATAGTGCACCGCTACATGAGCATCACCTCGGAGCGGAGCGTACCCGCTGACGTGTTCCAGATCCAAGCGACCTCGGTCTACCCCGGCGCCTACAATGCCTTTCAGATCCGTGCTGGAAACTCACAGGGAGACTTCTACATCAGG CAAATCAACAACGTCAGCGCCATGCTGGTCCTCGCCCGGCCTGTGACGGGCCCCCGGGAATACGTGCTGGACCTCGAGATGGTCACCATGAACTCCCTCATGAGCTACCGGGCCAGCTCCGTGCTGAGACTCACCGTCTTCGTGGGGGCCTACGCCTTCTGA
- the MUS81 gene encoding crossover junction endonuclease MUS81 isoform X1 gives MAAPVRLGRKRPLPLCPNPLFVRWLTEWRDEAASRGRRTQFVFQKALRSLRRYPLPLRSGKEAKILQHFGDGLCRMLDQRLQQHRTSGGDHAPGSPSGRKSPARERPPAEVQDSSMPVPTQRKAGGPGSYWPARHSGARAVLLLLYREHLNPSGHGFLTKEELLQGCAQKAPRVAPGSAQPWPALRSLLHRNLVFRTHRPARYSLTPEGLELAQRLAESEGLSSLNVGTAPEESPGEEPEVPGAASAELGASEGSDEQPALELGPGEYRVLLCVDIGETRGAGHRPELLRELQRLRVTHTVRKLHVGDFVWVAQETSPRDPARPRELVLDHIVERKRLDDLCRSIIDGRFREQKFRLKRCGLGHPVYLVEEHGSGQNLSLPESTLLQAVTNTQVIDGFFVKRTADIKESAAYLALLTRGLQRLYQGHTLRSRPWGPPEDPVSGAGPPPNPLCSLLTFNEFNTGAMKNKVRPLPAPPSEVRGLALGPRPPLIRPPPPPGPVCAGGVCQAADAGAWSERGEGSRTGGSVQYPCQPAGRLRRLCHLEGTGDAAEHYQVWATAAESGARSEQDLVTALLHLWPPDLSHGMGQAPAPSSQAHQPFNQNLWAAVKI, from the exons ATGGCAGCACCGGTCCGCCTGGGTCGGAAACGCCCGCTGCCGCTTTGCCCAAACCCGCTTTTCGTACGCTGGCTGACCGAGTGGCGGGACGAGGCCGCCAGCAGGGGGCGCCGCACTCAATTCGTGTTTCAGAAG GCGCTGCGCTCCCTCCGGCGGTACCCACTGCCCCTGCGCAGCGGCAAGGAAGCTAAGATCCTACAGCACTTTGGAGACGGGCTCTGCCGAATGCTGGACCAgcggctgcagcaacacagaacaTCAGGTG GTGACCATGCCCCAGGATCACCATCTGGACGGAAGAGTCCAGCCCGGGAAAGGCCACCTGCTGAAGTCCAGGACTCCTCCATGCCA GTCCCGACCCAGCGCAAAGCAGGGGGCCCTGGCAGCTACTGGCCAGCTCGGCACTCAGGAGCGCGAGCGGTACTGCTGCTACTGTACAGGGAACACCTG AATCCTAGCGGCCATGGCTTCCtaaccaaggaggagctgctgcaGGGCTGTGCCCAGAAGGCTCCGAGG GTAGCCCCTGGAAGCGCTCAGCCCTGGCCAGCCCTCCGCTCCCTCCTCCACAGGAACCTGGTTTTCAGGACACACCGGCCAGCTAG GTACTCACTGACCCCGGAGGGTCTGGAGCTGGCCCAGAGGCTGGCAGAGTCAGAGGGCCTGAGCTCGCTGAATGTGGGCACCGCGCCAGAGGAGTCCCCTGGGGAGGAGCCAGAAGTGCCAGGAGCGGCCTCAGCTGAGct TGGCGCCAGCGAAGGGAGTGATGAGCAGCCAGCCCTGGAGCTGGGGCCTGGAGAGTACAGGGTGCTCTTGTGCGTGGACATTGGCGAGACCAGGGG GGCGGGCCACAGGCCAGAGCTGCTCCGAGAGCTGCAGCGGCTGCGAGTGACCCACACGGTGCGGAAGCTACACGTTGGGGACTTCGTGTGGGTGGCACAGGAGACCAGTCCCAGAGACCCCG CAAGACCCAGGGAACTAGTCCTGGACCACATCGTGGAGCGGAAAAGGCTGGATGACCTGTGCCGCAGCATCATCGATGGCCGCTTCCGGGAGCAGAAG TTCCGGCTGAAGCGCTGTGGCCTGGGGCACCCAGTATACCTCGTGGAGGAGCATGGCTCGGGGCAGAACCTCAGCCTTCCCGAGAGCACGCTGCTGCAGGCTGTCACCAACACTCAG GTCATTGATGGCTTCTTTGTGAAGCGCACGGCGGACATTAAGGAGTCAGCTGCTTACCTGGCCCTCTTGACAAGGGGCCTGCAGAGACTCTACCAG ggccacaccctccgcAGTCGCCCCTGGGGACCCCCAGAGGACCCTGTATCAGGGGCTGGGCCCCCCCCAAACCCTCTCTGCTCACTTCTCACCTTTAATGAGTTCAACACGGGAGCCATGAAGAACAAGGTACGtcctctcccagctcctccttctGAGGTCCGAGGTCTGGCCCTGGGCCCTAGGCCGCCCCTGATTcgtcctcccccgcccccaggcccagTCTGTGCGGGAGGTGTTTGCCAGGCAGCTGATGCAGGTGCGTGGAGTGAGCGGGGAGAAGGCAGCCGCACTGGTGGATCGGTACAGTACCCCTGCCAG CCTGCTGGCCGCCTACGACGCCTGTGCCACCTCGAAGGAACAGGAGATGCTGCTGAGCACTATCAAGTGTGGGCCACTGCAGCG GAATCTGGGGCCCGCTCTGAGCAGGACCTTGTCACAGCTCTACTGCACCTCTGGCCCcctgacctgagccatggcatgGGACAGGCCCCAGCCCCCTCTTCTCAGGCTCACCAGCCTTTTAATCAGAATCTTTGGGCTGCAGTAAAAATCTAA
- the MUS81 gene encoding crossover junction endonuclease MUS81 isoform X3, whose product MAAPVRLGRKRPLPLCPNPLFVRWLTEWRDEAASRGRRTQFVFQKALRSLRRYPLPLRSGKEAKILQHFGDGLCRMLDQRLQQHRTSGGDHAPGSPSGRKSPARERPPAEVQDSSMPVPTQRKAGGPGSYWPARHSGARAVLLLLYREHLNPSGHGFLTKEELLQGCAQKAPRVAPGSAQPWPALRSLLHRNLVFRTHRPARYSLTPEGLELAQRLAESEGLSSLNVGTAPEESPGEEPEVPGAASAELGASEGSDEQPALELGPGEYRVLLCVDIGETRGAGHRPELLRELQRLRVTHTVRKLHVGDFVWVAQETSPRDPARPRELVLDHIVERKRLDDLCRSIIDGRFREQKFRLKRCGLGHPVYLVEEHGSGQNLSLPESTLLQAVTNTQVIDGFFVKRTADIKESAAYLALLTRGLQRLYQGHTLRSRPWGPPEDPVSGAGPPPNPLCSLLTFNEFNTGAMKNKAQSVREVFARQLMQVRGVSGEKAAALVDRYSTPASLLAAYDACATSKEQEMLLSTIKCGPLQRNLGPALSRTLSQLYCTSGPLT is encoded by the exons ATGGCAGCACCGGTCCGCCTGGGTCGGAAACGCCCGCTGCCGCTTTGCCCAAACCCGCTTTTCGTACGCTGGCTGACCGAGTGGCGGGACGAGGCCGCCAGCAGGGGGCGCCGCACTCAATTCGTGTTTCAGAAG GCGCTGCGCTCCCTCCGGCGGTACCCACTGCCCCTGCGCAGCGGCAAGGAAGCTAAGATCCTACAGCACTTTGGAGACGGGCTCTGCCGAATGCTGGACCAgcggctgcagcaacacagaacaTCAGGTG GTGACCATGCCCCAGGATCACCATCTGGACGGAAGAGTCCAGCCCGGGAAAGGCCACCTGCTGAAGTCCAGGACTCCTCCATGCCA GTCCCGACCCAGCGCAAAGCAGGGGGCCCTGGCAGCTACTGGCCAGCTCGGCACTCAGGAGCGCGAGCGGTACTGCTGCTACTGTACAGGGAACACCTG AATCCTAGCGGCCATGGCTTCCtaaccaaggaggagctgctgcaGGGCTGTGCCCAGAAGGCTCCGAGG GTAGCCCCTGGAAGCGCTCAGCCCTGGCCAGCCCTCCGCTCCCTCCTCCACAGGAACCTGGTTTTCAGGACACACCGGCCAGCTAG GTACTCACTGACCCCGGAGGGTCTGGAGCTGGCCCAGAGGCTGGCAGAGTCAGAGGGCCTGAGCTCGCTGAATGTGGGCACCGCGCCAGAGGAGTCCCCTGGGGAGGAGCCAGAAGTGCCAGGAGCGGCCTCAGCTGAGct TGGCGCCAGCGAAGGGAGTGATGAGCAGCCAGCCCTGGAGCTGGGGCCTGGAGAGTACAGGGTGCTCTTGTGCGTGGACATTGGCGAGACCAGGGG GGCGGGCCACAGGCCAGAGCTGCTCCGAGAGCTGCAGCGGCTGCGAGTGACCCACACGGTGCGGAAGCTACACGTTGGGGACTTCGTGTGGGTGGCACAGGAGACCAGTCCCAGAGACCCCG CAAGACCCAGGGAACTAGTCCTGGACCACATCGTGGAGCGGAAAAGGCTGGATGACCTGTGCCGCAGCATCATCGATGGCCGCTTCCGGGAGCAGAAG TTCCGGCTGAAGCGCTGTGGCCTGGGGCACCCAGTATACCTCGTGGAGGAGCATGGCTCGGGGCAGAACCTCAGCCTTCCCGAGAGCACGCTGCTGCAGGCTGTCACCAACACTCAG GTCATTGATGGCTTCTTTGTGAAGCGCACGGCGGACATTAAGGAGTCAGCTGCTTACCTGGCCCTCTTGACAAGGGGCCTGCAGAGACTCTACCAG ggccacaccctccgcAGTCGCCCCTGGGGACCCCCAGAGGACCCTGTATCAGGGGCTGGGCCCCCCCCAAACCCTCTCTGCTCACTTCTCACCTTTAATGAGTTCAACACGGGAGCCATGAAGAACAAG gcccagTCTGTGCGGGAGGTGTTTGCCAGGCAGCTGATGCAGGTGCGTGGAGTGAGCGGGGAGAAGGCAGCCGCACTGGTGGATCGGTACAGTACCCCTGCCAG CCTGCTGGCCGCCTACGACGCCTGTGCCACCTCGAAGGAACAGGAGATGCTGCTGAGCACTATCAAGTGTGGGCCACTGCAGCG GAATCTGGGGCCCGCTCTGAGCAGGACCTTGTCACAGCTCTACTGCACCTCTGGCCCcctgacctga
- the MUS81 gene encoding crossover junction endonuclease MUS81 isoform X2, which yields MAAPVRLGRKRPLPLCPNPLFVRWLTEWRDEAASRGRRTQFVFQKALRSLRRYPLPLRSGKEAKILQHFGDGLCRMLDQRLQQHRTSGGDHAPGSPSGRKSPARERPPAEVQDSSMPVPTQRKAGGPGSYWPARHSGARAVLLLLYREHLNPSGHGFLTKEELLQGCAQKAPRVAPGSAQPWPALRSLLHRNLVFRTHRPARYSLTPEGLELAQRLAESEGLSSLNVGTAPEESPGEEPEVPGAASAELGASEGSDEQPALELGPGEYRVLLCVDIGETRGAGHRPELLRELQRLRVTHTVRKLHVGDFVWVAQETSPRDPARPRELVLDHIVERKRLDDLCRSIIDGRFREQKFRLKRCGLGHPVYLVEEHGSGQNLSLPESTLLQAVTNTQVSREGRARRAGTPQPMAPLRSHFPSLDRLPQVIDGFFVKRTADIKESAAYLALLTRGLQRLYQGHTLRSRPWGPPEDPVSGAGPPPNPLCSLLTFNEFNTGAMKNKAQSVREVFARQLMQVRGVSGEKAAALVDRYSTPASLLAAYDACATSKEQEMLLSTIKCGPLQRNLGPALSRTLSQLYCTSGPLT from the exons ATGGCAGCACCGGTCCGCCTGGGTCGGAAACGCCCGCTGCCGCTTTGCCCAAACCCGCTTTTCGTACGCTGGCTGACCGAGTGGCGGGACGAGGCCGCCAGCAGGGGGCGCCGCACTCAATTCGTGTTTCAGAAG GCGCTGCGCTCCCTCCGGCGGTACCCACTGCCCCTGCGCAGCGGCAAGGAAGCTAAGATCCTACAGCACTTTGGAGACGGGCTCTGCCGAATGCTGGACCAgcggctgcagcaacacagaacaTCAGGTG GTGACCATGCCCCAGGATCACCATCTGGACGGAAGAGTCCAGCCCGGGAAAGGCCACCTGCTGAAGTCCAGGACTCCTCCATGCCA GTCCCGACCCAGCGCAAAGCAGGGGGCCCTGGCAGCTACTGGCCAGCTCGGCACTCAGGAGCGCGAGCGGTACTGCTGCTACTGTACAGGGAACACCTG AATCCTAGCGGCCATGGCTTCCtaaccaaggaggagctgctgcaGGGCTGTGCCCAGAAGGCTCCGAGG GTAGCCCCTGGAAGCGCTCAGCCCTGGCCAGCCCTCCGCTCCCTCCTCCACAGGAACCTGGTTTTCAGGACACACCGGCCAGCTAG GTACTCACTGACCCCGGAGGGTCTGGAGCTGGCCCAGAGGCTGGCAGAGTCAGAGGGCCTGAGCTCGCTGAATGTGGGCACCGCGCCAGAGGAGTCCCCTGGGGAGGAGCCAGAAGTGCCAGGAGCGGCCTCAGCTGAGct TGGCGCCAGCGAAGGGAGTGATGAGCAGCCAGCCCTGGAGCTGGGGCCTGGAGAGTACAGGGTGCTCTTGTGCGTGGACATTGGCGAGACCAGGGG GGCGGGCCACAGGCCAGAGCTGCTCCGAGAGCTGCAGCGGCTGCGAGTGACCCACACGGTGCGGAAGCTACACGTTGGGGACTTCGTGTGGGTGGCACAGGAGACCAGTCCCAGAGACCCCG CAAGACCCAGGGAACTAGTCCTGGACCACATCGTGGAGCGGAAAAGGCTGGATGACCTGTGCCGCAGCATCATCGATGGCCGCTTCCGGGAGCAGAAG TTCCGGCTGAAGCGCTGTGGCCTGGGGCACCCAGTATACCTCGTGGAGGAGCATGGCTCGGGGCAGAACCTCAGCCTTCCCGAGAGCACGCTGCTGCAGGCTGTCACCAACACTCAGGTGAGccgggagggcagggccaggcggGCAGGGACCCCGCAGCCCATGGCTCCGCTCAGGAGCCACTTTCCCTCCCTGGATCGTCTCCCCCAGGTCATTGATGGCTTCTTTGTGAAGCGCACGGCGGACATTAAGGAGTCAGCTGCTTACCTGGCCCTCTTGACAAGGGGCCTGCAGAGACTCTACCAG ggccacaccctccgcAGTCGCCCCTGGGGACCCCCAGAGGACCCTGTATCAGGGGCTGGGCCCCCCCCAAACCCTCTCTGCTCACTTCTCACCTTTAATGAGTTCAACACGGGAGCCATGAAGAACAAG gcccagTCTGTGCGGGAGGTGTTTGCCAGGCAGCTGATGCAGGTGCGTGGAGTGAGCGGGGAGAAGGCAGCCGCACTGGTGGATCGGTACAGTACCCCTGCCAG CCTGCTGGCCGCCTACGACGCCTGTGCCACCTCGAAGGAACAGGAGATGCTGCTGAGCACTATCAAGTGTGGGCCACTGCAGCG GAATCTGGGGCCCGCTCTGAGCAGGACCTTGTCACAGCTCTACTGCACCTCTGGCCCcctgacctga
- the CFL1 gene encoding cofilin-1, translating to MASGVAVSDGVIKVFNDMKVRKSSTPEEVKKRKKAVLFCLSEDKKNIILEEGKEILVGDVGQTVDDPYATFVKMLPDKDCRYALYDATYETKESKKEDLVFIFWAPECAPLKSKMIYASSKDAIKKKLTGIKHELQANCYEEVKDRCTLAEKLGGSAVISLEGKPL from the exons ATG GCCTCCGGTGTGGCTGTCTCTGACGGGGTCATCAAAGTGTTCAATGACATGAAGGTGCGTAAGTCCTCGACACCGGAGGAGGTGAAGAAGCGCAAGAAGGCGGTGCTCTTCTGCCTGAGCGAGGACAAGAAGAACATCATCCTGGAGGAGGGCAAGGAGATCCTCGTGGGTGACGTGGGCCAGACTGTAGACGACCCCTATGCCACCTTTGTCAAGATGCTGCCGGACAAGGACTGCCGCTACGCCCTCTATGACGCCACCTACGAGACCAAGGAGAGCAAGAAGGAGGACCTGGTGTTCATCTTCTG GGCCCCTGAGtgtgcacccctgaagagcaaaaTGATCTACGCCAGCTCCAAGGACGCCATCAAGAAGAAGCTGACAG GGATCAAGCATGAATTACAAGCGAACTGCTACGAGGAGGTCAAGGACCGCTGCACCCTGGCAGAGAAGCTGGGGGGCAGCGCCGTCATCTCCCTGGAGGGCAAGCCTTTGTga